A single genomic interval of Antarcticibacterium arcticum harbors:
- the deoC gene encoding deoxyribose-phosphate aldolase, with amino-acid sequence MHLNQYIDHTLLKATATPLDIKNLCVEAKEHKFYAVCVNGCYVGLAKSMLKDSGVKVATVIGFPLGAMSTEAKIAEAKDCINNGADEIDMVINLGLLKAEHFKAVEDEISSIKKTIGNAVLKVIIETCYLTDDEKRAACKAALNAGADFVKTSTGFGTGGATLQDVKLMKEVVGNKMHIKASGGIKDKTTALEYIELGVSRLGTSAGIDLVTIKETN; translated from the coding sequence ATGCATTTAAACCAATACATTGACCATACCCTGCTCAAGGCTACGGCCACTCCCCTGGATATAAAAAATCTATGCGTAGAAGCTAAGGAACATAAATTTTATGCCGTTTGTGTGAACGGATGTTATGTAGGCCTTGCCAAATCAATGCTTAAAGATTCTGGTGTTAAAGTCGCTACGGTAATAGGTTTTCCACTTGGGGCTATGAGTACCGAAGCCAAAATTGCTGAAGCAAAAGACTGCATCAATAACGGCGCCGATGAAATTGACATGGTTATTAATCTGGGGTTGCTAAAGGCAGAACATTTTAAAGCAGTAGAGGATGAAATTTCATCCATAAAAAAGACCATTGGAAACGCGGTATTAAAGGTAATCATCGAAACCTGTTATTTAACCGATGATGAAAAAAGGGCTGCCTGTAAAGCTGCTTTAAATGCGGGGGCAGATTTTGTGAAAACTTCTACAGGTTTTGGAACCGGTGGCGCCACACTTCAGGATGTAAAACTTATGAAAGAAGTGGTTGGGAACAAAATGCACATCAAAGCTTCCGGAGGGATAAAGGATAAGACTACAGCACTGGAATATATTGAACTGGGTGTAAGCAGGCTGGGAACTTCTGCAGGAATTGATCTGGTCACCATTAAAGAAACCAATTAA
- a CDS encoding response regulator, with product MKILIVDDNKINVMIVRRYLEKWGYNFQIAGNGKEALEMIQAEKFDIILMDLNMPVMDGLEATYEIRKLPGCEFKQLPIIGFTSSTEKILEEKMYDAGFTDILQKPFLPEDLHEKIGSKKG from the coding sequence ATGAAAATTCTTATAGTAGATGATAATAAAATAAATGTGATGATTGTGCGTAGGTATTTGGAAAAATGGGGTTATAACTTCCAAATTGCCGGCAATGGCAAAGAAGCCCTGGAAATGATCCAGGCAGAAAAATTTGATATAATCCTTATGGATTTAAACATGCCTGTTATGGATGGCCTTGAAGCTACTTATGAAATAAGAAAACTTCCGGGGTGTGAATTTAAACAACTGCCTATAATTGGATTTACTTCTTCAACCGAAAAAATTTTAGAAGAAAAAATGTATGATGCTGGATTTACTGATATATTACAAAAACCATTTTTGCCTGAAGATCTTCATGAAAAAATTGGATCGAAGAAAGGTTGA
- a CDS encoding PAS domain-containing sensor histidine kinase, producing the protein MISYSRKNNLFTLIQKNSDAFNFTQEFGIHGTFIVDLSSPHQLFPNKRFLHSLGYPHAHELLQFENTVVADDLEVLNSYFDRDHFSENDSEIINFIHQKGFTVRMETKCLKIDSKTNEPLVLLFAVKKTFDFSQIENNPHKLFEKEKLLETVLETIDVGIISCNNLGQLTLFNKAARRWHGLPPKEIPREEWAEYYSLYEPDGTTLFKTEDIPLVELLTRGTISKPDMYIKPEKGKPRFITCNGSRIYDEENKLTGAVVALYDISKRKKAEKKLKISEETFRGSFENAVNGMAIANPMGIFTEVNDSLCNMIGYTEEELKKLHFLDVTHPHDKAGDINDLGKLLSGEWSSLQKEKRFIHKNGNSVFSMLSVSVVKNNHDQPLELIAQITDISALKETEKELKVTLSKLENILAASTRVSIIGLDVNGVITTFNTGAENLLGYTKKEVIGKKTFADLHFEKETSEITKQLKETTGKRFKEEEVFKYLTLNSTPDTREWIYHCKNGEVLPVQLTISSIEENGEPIGYLCVGTDISALKAAEKEITAVLEIATDHNQRLRNFAHIVSHNLRSHSGNFEMLLEIFREEYPDLKDNEIVEMLLKASENLKETVAHLNEVAKINTSISENLQPQNLHNAVDHALDSIRAIIQRSGLQVYIEIPENFEVLAVPAYLESIVLNFATNAIKYRSEERTPFLKFVAVKTNKFIELTIEDNGVGIDLNKHGKNLFGMYKTFHSHEDAKGIGLFITKNQIEALGGEIKVESEVGKGTVFKVSFRYE; encoded by the coding sequence ATGATTTCTTATTCTCGTAAAAACAACCTATTTACTTTAATTCAAAAAAACAGTGATGCTTTTAACTTTACACAGGAGTTTGGTATTCACGGGACATTTATAGTTGATTTATCTTCTCCCCACCAACTCTTCCCCAATAAAAGATTTTTGCACTCCTTAGGCTATCCTCATGCACACGAGCTGCTACAATTCGAAAACACGGTAGTTGCAGATGATCTTGAAGTTTTAAATTCTTATTTTGACAGAGATCATTTTTCGGAGAATGATTCAGAAATAATAAATTTTATTCATCAAAAAGGTTTTACTGTTAGAATGGAAACCAAATGCCTGAAAATTGACAGTAAAACCAACGAACCTTTGGTTCTCTTATTTGCGGTTAAAAAAACTTTTGACTTTTCTCAAATTGAAAATAATCCTCATAAATTATTTGAAAAGGAAAAGCTTCTGGAAACAGTTTTAGAAACAATAGATGTTGGGATAATTTCATGTAATAATTTAGGGCAATTAACCTTATTTAATAAGGCTGCACGTAGATGGCATGGATTGCCTCCAAAGGAAATTCCAAGGGAAGAATGGGCAGAATATTACAGCCTTTATGAACCAGATGGAACCACTTTATTTAAAACCGAGGATATTCCCTTAGTTGAATTACTCACCCGGGGAACCATTTCAAAACCGGACATGTATATTAAACCAGAAAAGGGAAAACCAAGATTTATTACTTGTAATGGCTCCCGAATATATGATGAGGAAAATAAATTAACAGGGGCAGTTGTAGCCCTCTATGACATTAGTAAAAGGAAAAAAGCAGAAAAAAAATTAAAAATTAGCGAGGAAACCTTCAGAGGTTCTTTTGAAAATGCTGTGAATGGAATGGCCATAGCCAATCCCATGGGAATTTTCACTGAAGTAAACGATAGTTTATGTAATATGATAGGTTACACTGAAGAAGAATTAAAAAAATTACATTTTTTAGATGTTACCCATCCACACGATAAAGCAGGAGATATTAATGACTTAGGAAAACTACTAAGTGGTGAGTGGTCAAGTTTGCAAAAAGAAAAACGATTTATTCACAAAAATGGGAATAGTGTATTTTCCATGTTATCTGTCTCGGTGGTGAAAAACAACCACGATCAACCTCTGGAACTTATAGCCCAGATAACTGATATCTCTGCTTTAAAAGAGACAGAAAAAGAATTGAAGGTAACCCTTTCAAAACTTGAAAACATCCTTGCCGCCAGCACACGGGTTAGTATAATAGGCCTGGATGTTAATGGGGTAATTACCACATTCAATACGGGCGCTGAAAATTTATTGGGTTATACAAAAAAAGAGGTAATTGGTAAAAAAACATTTGCAGATCTTCATTTTGAAAAAGAAACTTCTGAAATAACCAAACAACTTAAGGAAACAACCGGCAAGCGGTTTAAAGAAGAAGAAGTTTTTAAATATTTAACTTTGAATTCAACCCCAGATACCCGGGAATGGATATATCATTGTAAAAATGGTGAAGTGTTACCGGTTCAATTAACGATTTCTTCTATTGAAGAGAATGGCGAACCTATAGGATATCTATGTGTGGGTACAGATATTTCTGCGCTGAAAGCTGCTGAAAAAGAAATAACGGCGGTTTTGGAGATTGCTACAGACCATAACCAACGATTAAGGAATTTTGCTCACATTGTTTCACACAACTTGCGATCACATTCGGGGAATTTTGAAATGCTTCTCGAAATTTTCAGGGAAGAATATCCAGATTTAAAAGACAATGAGATAGTAGAAATGCTTTTAAAAGCTTCAGAGAATTTAAAGGAAACCGTGGCCCATCTCAATGAAGTTGCTAAGATTAATACTTCTATTTCAGAAAACCTGCAACCTCAAAATTTACATAATGCTGTAGACCACGCTTTAGATTCTATTAGAGCAATCATACAAAGATCTGGACTCCAGGTATATATCGAAATCCCCGAAAATTTTGAAGTATTAGCAGTACCTGCTTATTTGGAAAGCATCGTTCTTAATTTTGCCACAAATGCTATCAAATATCGTTCAGAAGAACGCACTCCTTTTCTAAAGTTTGTGGCCGTTAAAACAAACAAATTTATTGAATTAACTATCGAGGATAATGGTGTGGGAATAGACCTGAACAAGCACGGGAAAAATCTTTTTGGAATGTATAAAACATTTCATTCTCACGAGGATGCAAAAGGAATTGGCCTGTTCATCACCAAAAATCAAATTGAGGCCCTGGGAGGCGAAATTAAGGTTGAAAGTGAGGTTGGCAAGGGAACAGTTTTCAAAGTTTCATTTAGGTATGAATGA
- a CDS encoding Hsp20/alpha crystallin family protein: MSLVKSNKRSKPRIGGSLMSRDPFFADFFNPRMGLMNLNKMFDKDFEKAMDLPAINISEKKDKFEIELAAPGFTKEDFDVTMDDGMLTISANREEESEEKKDSYIRKEFSSQSFTRTLSLPDNIDDDKEVKASYKDGVLKLDITKMENAPTKPTKKVKIS, translated from the coding sequence ATGTCACTCGTAAAATCCAATAAACGCAGTAAACCACGAATTGGTGGATCATTGATGTCCAGAGATCCATTTTTTGCCGACTTTTTTAATCCCCGTATGGGCCTTATGAATTTGAACAAGATGTTTGACAAAGATTTCGAAAAAGCCATGGATCTTCCGGCTATCAATATAAGTGAGAAAAAAGACAAATTTGAGATTGAATTGGCAGCTCCTGGCTTTACAAAAGAGGATTTTGATGTTACCATGGATGATGGAATGCTAACGATTTCTGCTAACAGGGAAGAAGAAAGCGAAGAAAAAAAGGATTCTTATATTAGGAAGGAATTTAGTTCTCAATCCTTTACCCGCACTCTTTCCTTACCCGATAATATTGATGATGATAAGGAGGTTAAAGCTTCATATAAAGATGGGGTTTTGAAACTCGATATTACTAAAATGGAAAATGCACCAACGAAACCAACTAAGAAAGTAAAGATTTCATGA
- a CDS encoding BLUF domain-containing protein → MIYTLSFVCSTPYAIPSSEVDVILKAISYKNKIKGVNGFLIYSQGNIFKVLEGEKEIVEGIFESYKKNALFANLIIIFEQPLKKIKNHEPAFHSINHKSVIDIDKLTRNLMNRNSCLLNVIKEVLKAFNKRILNKNEKHLFLND, encoded by the coding sequence ATGATTTATACATTAAGTTTTGTTTGTTCAACACCATATGCAATTCCAAGTAGTGAGGTTGATGTAATTTTAAAAGCAATATCTTATAAAAATAAAATTAAGGGCGTAAACGGATTTTTAATCTATTCCCAAGGAAACATTTTCAAGGTGTTAGAAGGGGAAAAAGAAATTGTAGAGGGAATATTCGAGAGCTATAAAAAAAATGCCCTATTTGCCAACCTTATAATTATTTTTGAACAACCATTGAAAAAGATAAAGAATCATGAACCTGCCTTTCATTCTATTAATCATAAATCCGTAATCGACATTGATAAATTAACCCGTAATTTAATGAATAGGAATTCATGTTTATTAAATGTAATTAAGGAGGTTCTTAAAGCATTTAATAAAAGGATTTTAAATAAAAATGAAAAACACTTATTTTTAAATGATTAA
- the glk gene encoding glucokinase — protein sequence MKKSITLIPDGREKNNVRFTSGNLRNTTGIILAGDIGGTKINLSLYQLEKGILKPLLEKTYFTKKHSSFESLLKTFREENTELPAIDCICLGVAGPVIEGRVTGTNFPWEISETELQKATGIAHIFLINDMEANAYGLATLEENELTEIKSGPGMAGNKALISPGTGLGEAGMFWDGKLYQPFATEGGHCDFSPRNELDIALFKYLQNLYGHVSWERIISGPGIHTLYQFLLNFKQEKEPAGLLQDFEQIPPAAVISDCAKTGRFPICREAMELFFRYLAIETSQIALKFKATGGIYIGGGILPKVLELLDRKKFTEEFLQVDKMNSLLEEIPIYLITNKNSPMHGAAYYAVLRLFESKE from the coding sequence ATGAAGAAAAGCATAACATTGATCCCGGATGGGAGAGAGAAAAACAATGTTCGGTTTACCTCCGGCAATCTTAGAAACACTACGGGTATAATTCTTGCCGGCGATATTGGAGGTACCAAAATCAATCTTTCGTTATACCAATTGGAAAAGGGAATACTCAAGCCATTGCTGGAAAAAACTTATTTCACAAAAAAACATTCATCTTTTGAGTCGCTTCTAAAAACCTTTAGGGAAGAAAATACAGAATTACCTGCTATAGATTGTATTTGCCTGGGAGTTGCGGGCCCTGTAATAGAAGGGAGGGTTACAGGAACCAATTTTCCGTGGGAAATAAGTGAAACAGAATTGCAAAAGGCTACCGGCATTGCCCATATTTTCCTGATCAATGATATGGAGGCAAATGCCTACGGATTGGCCACGCTGGAAGAAAACGAACTAACTGAAATTAAATCAGGCCCAGGAATGGCCGGGAATAAAGCGCTCATCTCTCCCGGCACCGGCCTGGGCGAAGCGGGGATGTTCTGGGATGGAAAACTATATCAACCTTTCGCTACTGAAGGTGGACATTGCGATTTTAGCCCGAGGAATGAACTCGATATTGCTCTCTTTAAATATTTACAAAATCTCTATGGTCATGTGAGCTGGGAAAGGATAATTTCAGGGCCCGGGATACATACACTTTACCAATTCTTGCTCAATTTTAAACAAGAGAAGGAACCGGCCGGATTGCTTCAGGATTTTGAACAAATACCTCCGGCAGCTGTGATAAGTGATTGCGCAAAAACTGGAAGATTCCCCATTTGCAGGGAGGCAATGGAACTTTTCTTTAGATACCTGGCTATTGAAACATCCCAAATAGCGTTAAAATTTAAGGCGACCGGTGGCATTTATATAGGAGGGGGAATCCTTCCAAAAGTTCTTGAACTCCTGGACAGGAAAAAGTTTACAGAGGAATTTCTGCAGGTTGACAAGATGAATTCCCTGCTTGAGGAAATTCCCATTTATTTGATCACCAATAAAAATTCTCCCATGCACGGGGCCGCTTATTACGCGGTACTGAGGCTATTTGAAAGTAAAGAGTAG
- the deoD gene encoding purine-nucleoside phosphorylase — protein sequence MSTHIQAKKGEIAESILLPGDPLRAKWIAETFFENPVCYNNVRGMLGYTGTYKGKKVSVQGTGMGIPSTLIYCHELINNYGVKNLIRVGSAGSYKENIVLRDVIIAMAASSTSGINNSRFVNADYSPTANFDLFMKAALYAREHSIPVKAGNVLSSDEFYEDDPEAYKKWADFGVLCVEMETAGLYTIAAKHDVNALSILTISDSLVTGEHLSSADREQSFSKMIEIALGSL from the coding sequence ATGAGTACACATATACAGGCTAAAAAGGGAGAAATTGCAGAATCTATTTTATTGCCGGGAGACCCGCTACGTGCCAAATGGATCGCCGAAACTTTTTTTGAAAATCCTGTTTGTTATAATAACGTACGGGGAATGCTGGGTTATACCGGAACTTATAAAGGCAAAAAAGTCTCTGTGCAGGGAACAGGAATGGGGATCCCTTCTACCCTTATCTATTGTCACGAGCTAATAAATAATTACGGGGTAAAAAACCTTATTAGGGTAGGGTCGGCAGGTTCTTATAAAGAGAATATAGTTTTGCGGGATGTGATAATAGCCATGGCAGCTTCTTCCACTTCAGGAATTAATAATTCGCGCTTTGTGAATGCCGATTATTCTCCAACTGCAAATTTTGATCTATTTATGAAAGCCGCGCTCTATGCCAGAGAGCATAGCATACCTGTAAAAGCGGGGAACGTTTTATCCTCAGACGAGTTTTACGAAGATGATCCTGAAGCCTATAAAAAATGGGCAGATTTTGGCGTTCTGTGTGTTGAAATGGAAACGGCAGGCCTATATACCATTGCAGCCAAACATGATGTAAATGCACTATCTATACTTACTATCTCAGATTCCCTGGTAACGGGAGAACATTTATCATCTGCAGACCGGGAACAGTCATTTTCGAAAATGATCGAGATCGCCCTGGGCAGTCTTTAA
- a CDS encoding CDGSH iron-sulfur domain-containing protein, which translates to MSKTKITVNNNGSLIIAGDFEIVDKEGNAYDLGGREAVTLCRCGLSKNKPFCDGSHRGHFEHDAVAFALPPKK; encoded by the coding sequence ATGAGCAAGACAAAAATTACAGTAAACAATAACGGATCTCTTATAATAGCGGGAGATTTTGAAATAGTAGATAAAGAAGGTAATGCGTATGACCTTGGCGGCCGGGAAGCAGTTACCCTTTGCCGATGCGGACTATCAAAAAACAAACCCTTTTGCGATGGGTCTCACAGAGGGCATTTTGAACATGATGCCGTGGCATTTGCACTTCCTCCTAAGAAATAA
- a CDS encoding cation-translocating P-type ATPase, which translates to MIAFPHALSTEELIYQLQSDSAEGLNKTEVDERLGQYGLNSLSRKKPKGILRMFFEQFIDPIIFLLTAAMILAFVFGEWIEGYAVLAVILLTVLIGFFMEWQARKSVDALQKMALTKARVYRNGTLEIIQAQFLVPGDIIKLETGDVVPADARLIEAQSLGVKESILTGESNQINKSAEMLPKETSLTEQFNMVFNGTFVSRGNARAIVVTTGDKTSIGQISTLTQTAHKGRTPLEHKLNKLSHLLIWFTLALALLIIIAGYLQGKDLSLMIKTGIALAVAAIPEGLPVVATISLARGMLRLARQKVIIKKLESVQTLGETGIVCTDKTGTLTENTMAVQKVMLPERVVNFETKLEFSKDELFSQITAVAVLCNNVKNGEENAGGDTMEIALLDMARNTGYNIEEIRTNAPRIVEIPFDTELKRMATLHSINGKYLVCVKGAIESILDLCDTVLTDTGVHNLTDKSRWLSLVDQHAAVGLRLLAFANRELEERPTGEFLNNLTLLGVMAFLDPPREDVKEAIKTYRAAGIKVVMITGDHPATAKKIGEEIGLLDPENSEGLVIHSGSLPDFEKLTTVDESRLLNAVVFARMIPKQKLDLITFYQEQNIVVGMLGDGVNDAPALKKADIGIAMGIRGTEAAKEVADVILMDDKFTSTELAIRQGRNIFENVRQFVVFLMSCNLAEIIAVAAASFSSLPMPLLPLQILFLNMVTDIFPALALGMGKGNKDIMSQPPRDPDEPLMTKLLWKSTVIYSISITVAVIGITLYAYSYKNYSAAVANNMAFYTLILGQLFNVFNLPKRNTSFLKNEVTGNPYIWYAILISLLLVVFAYFIPVVNNVLNLVPLAFDEFAAIAVFSLLSLFLSQLAKRTGLTI; encoded by the coding sequence ATGATAGCTTTCCCACATGCTTTAAGTACGGAAGAATTAATTTATCAACTGCAAAGTGATAGCGCTGAAGGTTTAAATAAAACTGAGGTTGATGAAAGATTGGGTCAATACGGGTTGAATTCCCTTAGCCGGAAAAAACCCAAAGGCATCCTGCGAATGTTCTTCGAGCAGTTTATAGATCCTATAATATTCCTTTTAACGGCCGCTATGATCCTGGCATTTGTTTTTGGAGAATGGATAGAAGGTTATGCGGTATTGGCTGTAATTCTGCTTACTGTATTAATTGGATTTTTTATGGAATGGCAGGCCAGAAAATCTGTAGATGCCCTGCAAAAAATGGCCCTAACTAAAGCAAGGGTATATCGCAACGGGACCCTGGAAATTATCCAAGCTCAGTTTCTTGTTCCGGGAGATATCATAAAATTGGAAACAGGAGATGTCGTGCCCGCAGATGCACGCTTGATAGAAGCACAGAGCCTGGGTGTAAAAGAATCAATTTTAACCGGCGAGAGCAACCAGATCAATAAAAGCGCAGAAATGCTTCCCAAAGAAACGTCCTTAACAGAACAATTTAATATGGTTTTCAACGGGACTTTTGTAAGCAGGGGAAATGCCAGGGCGATTGTTGTTACTACTGGAGACAAAACCAGTATTGGCCAAATTAGTACGCTTACTCAAACAGCACATAAAGGCAGGACACCGCTGGAGCATAAACTCAATAAATTAAGCCATTTGCTTATCTGGTTTACCCTTGCCCTGGCATTGTTAATAATTATTGCAGGATACCTGCAGGGCAAGGACCTTTCCTTAATGATAAAAACGGGAATAGCCCTGGCTGTAGCGGCAATTCCTGAAGGCCTCCCGGTTGTGGCCACTATTTCATTGGCAAGGGGAATGTTGCGACTGGCCCGTCAAAAAGTGATCATTAAAAAACTTGAATCTGTCCAAACGCTGGGCGAGACAGGCATTGTGTGTACAGATAAAACAGGTACACTTACCGAAAATACAATGGCGGTTCAAAAGGTCATGCTCCCGGAGAGGGTAGTTAATTTTGAAACGAAGCTTGAATTTTCTAAAGATGAATTATTCTCGCAAATAACAGCGGTAGCGGTTTTATGCAATAATGTTAAGAACGGAGAGGAAAATGCCGGTGGCGATACAATGGAGATCGCCTTGCTGGACATGGCCAGAAATACCGGTTATAATATTGAAGAGATTCGTACAAATGCTCCAAGAATTGTGGAAATCCCTTTTGATACTGAATTAAAACGAATGGCCACCCTGCATTCCATCAATGGGAAATATCTTGTTTGTGTCAAAGGAGCCATAGAAAGTATATTAGACCTCTGTGATACAGTTTTGACAGATACCGGAGTACATAACCTTACCGATAAATCCCGATGGTTATCACTGGTAGATCAACACGCGGCAGTTGGTTTGCGCTTACTGGCATTTGCAAACAGGGAACTGGAAGAGCGGCCCACCGGGGAGTTTCTAAATAATCTTACCCTGCTGGGTGTAATGGCCTTTCTGGATCCACCAAGAGAAGATGTGAAGGAAGCCATTAAAACATACCGGGCAGCGGGTATTAAAGTGGTTATGATTACGGGAGATCATCCAGCCACGGCAAAGAAAATAGGCGAGGAGATAGGCCTTTTAGATCCGGAAAATTCTGAAGGGCTGGTCATTCACAGCGGTTCTTTGCCCGATTTCGAAAAACTTACAACAGTAGATGAAAGTCGGCTTTTAAATGCAGTGGTCTTTGCACGCATGATACCCAAACAGAAACTGGATCTTATCACCTTTTACCAGGAACAAAATATTGTTGTGGGTATGCTGGGTGACGGGGTAAATGATGCGCCTGCGCTAAAGAAAGCCGATATTGGTATAGCTATGGGGATAAGAGGTACAGAAGCTGCCAAAGAGGTTGCAGATGTGATCCTAATGGATGATAAATTTACTTCTACCGAGCTGGCCATAAGGCAGGGCCGGAATATTTTTGAAAATGTGCGCCAGTTCGTGGTGTTTCTTATGTCCTGCAATCTTGCAGAAATAATTGCGGTTGCTGCCGCGTCCTTTTCCAGTCTTCCAATGCCTTTACTCCCTTTACAGATCCTGTTTTTGAATATGGTGACCGATATTTTCCCGGCTTTGGCCCTTGGCATGGGAAAAGGTAATAAGGATATCATGTCGCAACCCCCACGTGATCCGGATGAGCCTCTTATGACTAAATTATTATGGAAATCTACGGTTATCTATAGCATATCTATTACTGTTGCTGTAATAGGAATAACGCTGTATGCCTATTCGTATAAGAATTATTCTGCGGCAGTGGCAAATAATATGGCATTTTATACCCTTATTCTGGGCCAGCTTTTCAATGTATTCAATTTACCAAAAAGAAATACTTCGTTCTTGAAAAATGAAGTAACCGGGAATCCTTATATATGGTACGCCATACTTATTTCGTTACTCCTTGTGGTATTTGCTTACTTTATTCCGGTTGTAAATAATGTTCTTAATCTTGTCCCACTTGCGTTTGATGAATTTGCCGCTATCGCAGTTTTTTCTCTCTTATCCCTCTTTCTATCCCAGTTGGCTAAAAGAACAGGACTTACCATATAA